One Spirochaetota bacterium genomic window, ACAAACAGTTAGAGGCAGCTGAAAAGATTAAACAGGCAGGTATTCTACTATCTCAGACAGTGTTGCTTGGCATTGGTGGCCTTGATTTGAGCATACCGCACGCCATTGATACTGGCAAGCATTTAGGTGCCATGTCCCCCGACTATGCATCGGCACTTACCGTAATGCTTTTACCCAACACACCATTGTACCAGGATTATGTACAGGGTAAATTTTCACTACCCGATAAATTTGGGTTACTCCGCGAACTTAAACTTATTGTGGAAAATATGGATGTTAAAAACACCTGCTATTTCACATCAAATCACGCTTCTAATTATCTGCCCATTAAGGCAACATTACCTCAACAAAAGAACGACGTCATTCAATTGCTGGATGAAATAATACAACGGCAGGATGAATCATTATTAAAGCCTGAATTTTTACGGGCATTGTAGGAGGGAATTATTATGGATAAATCAATGGAAGATGCTATTCGCTTTATCAGCTTTGAATTGCAGGACAATCCAGGTGCTGATATTGCCAAACTTATTGAAAAAGCAAGCCAGCAGTTTGACTTAACCCCACTGCAAACAGAATTTTTAG contains:
- a CDS encoding radical SAM protein, which gives rise to MDYVGHIIRPPSEAYSMIIQVTVGCSHNMCTFCGTYKGRKFYIKDLNQIKRDIDEASRYRFKHVFLTDGDVLILPTQTLLEIIAYIKSKNPHIERIGVYGNTKAILKKSISELSELKAAGLGIVYQGIESGNETVLRKIRKGALPHKQLEAAEKIKQAGILLSQTVLLGIGGLDLSIPHAIDTGKHLGAMSPDYASALTVMLLPNTPLYQDYVQGKFSLPDKFGLLRELKLIVENMDVKNTCYFTSNHASNYLPIKATLPQQKNDVIQLLDEIIQRQDESLLKPEFLRAL